CAGCGGTATTGCTCACGGTATTTATTGGCACAGGCTCAAGCTTTTTAGCTTTTGCGATTCCTGCTGAAAAACTTAACTTACCACGACCACAGTTTGCTCATAAAAGTTTCTATTTCTTAAATGGCCTAACTGAAGGTACCGAAACCATCGCCTTTTTTATGGCATTTTGCTTATGGCCAGACTATTTCCCAGAGCTTGCTTATACGTTTGCATTTTTAGGTGCGATTACTATTTTCACACGCATCCATGGCGGTTATAACACCTTAAAAAATCACTCTACTAACCAGCAAGCCAATAACCAGCAAGAGAAAAACGTTAAGGAGCCTAGAACATGATAGATGATATGGCAGCGATTCGCTTAGGGGTGTTTATTGCAATTTTAGCATTGATGATGAGTCTAGAATGGTTGTTTCCCGCCAGAAAGCTGACTAAAACGCCACAAACAGCCACCATGGCAACACGTTGGTTGGGAAATTTTGGCTTGCTAATGATCTCATCGCTAATCGCAAGGTTAATACTACCATTGGGTTTAGCAGGCTTTGCCTTGTATGCCACAAACCAGCAATGGGGGTTATTACATTATTTGAGTTTGCCGCTTTGGCTTAATATCGGCGTCAGTATATTGCTGTTAGATATGTTGATTTATTGGCAGCACAGGTTGTTTCATCGCATTCCGTCATTATGGCGTTTGCACAAAGTTCATCATGCCGACCGCCACGTCGACAGCAGCACCGCATTGCGCTTTCATCCTATCGAAATCATTGCCAGCCTTGGCATAAAAGCGTTTGCCATTGTGGTATTAGGTATCCCAGCTGAAGCGGTCATCTTGTTTGAGATATTGCTCAATGGCTTTGCTATTTTTAACCATGCCAACATACGTTTACCCGCTAATGTTGAAAAACTAGCCCGCTTGGTTCTGGTCACCCAAGTATTACATCGCATACATCACAGCCAATTAATGGCCGAAAGCAATACCAACTTTGGCTTTAGTATTATCTGGTGGGACAAACTATTTGGCACTTACACCGCACAGGCCAGTAAACCTGATGCCCTAATTGATATTGGGTTAACCCAATACCCTAATGCGAAGCAAAATGCATGGTTAAACGGTTTATTGTGGATGCCTTTTAGCAACAAGAACAAATAACACTTTAGAAAGTGATTGTGATACTGCAAGTTAAATTAATGTCAGCGTGTTGTATTAACAATATAAATAGAACGCCATACTCATTAACCCTTTAATCTTAGGTTTATATTCATTCAGAATGTGATATGCAACACCTTCATCGCTTGATTAAACAGTAAAACCTGACCACTATATTACTAATATATAAATAACCAATAGAGATACTATGATCGGTTTTACCCAAAGCTTGAAAGCCCGCATTGCCGACCTAGAACATCAAATCGTTAGTAAAAAGCAACAACACAGTGATGAACTCACTCAATTACAACAACGCATTACGATGTTAACTGAACAATTAACAATGTCTGAAAATCAATCAGAATACGACGCCGCTCGCGCCAATTTACAGCTACAAGGCGCAACGATGCTCAACGATATCCGTGACACAACCCTAGCTAACTCAATCAAGTTAGATGAAGAAAAGCAGATGCTCTCAGCTGTAGATAAACTGTTCAATCAGACTCGTGTCGCTATTGGTAACTTAAAAGATCGTGCAGGGCATTTAAATGAGCATGCAGAAAAAAGCATGGCTACAGCGGCTAAGTTGAGTAATTCTGCCAATGGCATTAGTAATCTGGTGGCATCGATTCAACAAATTTCAGAACAAACTAATTTACTCGCCCTTAATGCCGCAATTGAAGCTGCACGAGCAGGAGATGCTGGCCGTGGTTTTGCCGTTGTCGCCAGTGAAGTTCGCCAATTAGCAAGCAATGCTCATGACGCTAGCGCCAACATTGAAAAGTTAGTCGCTACGGTCATTGAACAAACCGAACAAATTAAACAAGTTGTGATAACCAACCAAACTTGCTCAAGTGAAATAGCAGTCTCTTCTGAACAAATTGATCAAGTCGTCACCGAAGTACTACAAAGCTCTGGTGTGATGAAACGTGTTATTGGCGAAGCGTCAATGACTGCATTTTTAACTACGGTCAAGTTAGACCATAGCGTCTGGAAGAGTAACGTTTACAGTATATTAGCCAATAAAGACAATAAAGCCAGTGTCAACAGCCACACCGAGTGTCGACTCGGAAAATGGTATTACCATGGTGAAGGCCAACAATTTGCCAGTTTATCCAGCTTTAAAGCGATTGAGCAACCACACAAAACAGTACACAGCGCAGGTAAAGCTGCGGTGGTGGCTATGCAGTCAGGTGATGAAGCAACGATTTTAACTCATCTTGAAAGCATGGAAGATGCCAGTATTCGCGTGGTAAAAGCCATCGATAGTTTACTGTCGCAAAGTCAGCACCAATAATTACCTTGCACTCTAATTATGATAAAAAACCGTTAGCTGGGTAACGCTTCGCTAACGGATTAAATCACGCGATATAAATCACTTAACTCAAGCGTATTTTTCACAAATCCCCCCGCCCATGCTATATTAGCGCCCATTCGAATTTGTTTAATCAGTGAAGGTTTATCCATGAAAATCGGTATTATTGGCGCTATGGAGCCAGAAGTTATTCATTTAGTTCAAGCGATTGTAGAACCAGTACATACAACAATTGCTGGAATCGAATTTATTAGCGGTAGCATTGCTGGTAAAGATGTAGTAGTTACTCGCTCTGGTATCGGTAAGGTCGCGGCCAGTATCGCGACTACATTATTAATCGAAAAATTTGCCGCCACTCATGTGATAAATACCGGTTCTGCTGGTGGTTTTGTTGATTCTTTGGCGATTGGCGATATTGTGATTTCATCAGAAGTGCGTCACCACGACGTAGATGTGACTGCTTTTGGTTATGAAATTGGCCAAATGGCTCAGCAACCTGCGGCATTTATACCAGACAGCACATTAGTTAATGCCGCCAAAAGCGCCGTTGCTGAATTGGGTGAAGTAAAAGCAATTGAAGGGTTAATTTGTACTGGCGATAGTTTTATTTGCGATCCTGTTAGAACGAAAGTGATGCGCGAAAACTTCCCAACCATGGCAGCATGCGAAATGGAAGGCGCTGCAATTGCTCAGGTTTGTCATCAGTTTAACGTGCCGTTTGTGGTGATCCGTTCACTGTCAGATAATGCCAATAATGACTCGCCAGTTGATTTTGACTCATACATAATCAAAGCTGGTATGCATTCAGCAATGATGGTTATTGCACTGTTGCAACAGCTATAAACTTTCTAGGGCCTGTTGATCTTTCAAGGTTATTTTTGCAGCGAATTGTTGGCCATTTGTACAAGGCAGAGACTTTGAGGTGTAGTTATTCTACATAAAAAGTCGATAACACAGTAAAAATGGCCAACAAACGCTGCCCGAAGGGTTCGGCTAAAAACGTTTTACTCTTTGTTGAATGCATTTTGCTTAGATGACTAGGCATCAATCCATTCGCCTCGATTAAAACGTTTTTAACTTGAACAAAATTCAACCAACAAAGATCAACAGGCCCTAGACTCAGTGCAGGTATTATGACTTAGTAGTATCTGCTTCTGGGCCAATGAAGCCCGACGGTTTAACAACCGACTAACTATTGAGTTTCTATGGTCAATCAATTATTTAATCCTCAATTATTGAGCCAAGATGGCGGCTTACTACAGAGCTGTTGTATTTTATTTTGTGCATTAATATTGGCTCGCTTCGCGCCAATTCCCCGAGATTTACAGCCCCTATTATGGTTCAATCGTTTAGCGGTGTTAATTGCCAGTAAAGTTAATCATCCTGAGCGAGCAGTGAGCCAGCAGCTTATCGCTGGCATTTTAGCCACACTTATTTTGATAGTACCTAGCGGGATTATCGTCAGTTTTCTACTTAGCCTTGCCGCCTACCCATGGTTCTTTGAGCTTATTATTTTGTATTTTTGTTTATGTGATTCCGCTTTTAAACCCGTGGCAGAGAAGGTCGTTACAGCAATAAAAATGGGGAATAAGCAAGACGCTAAACAACTACTCACTCCTTGGGTAAGGCAAAATACTCAAGTGTTGTCTGAAGTCGGGTTAAGTAAAACTACCATTGAGAAGTTATTCACCACGCCCATTTATGGCACGTTAGCTACTATATTATTTTTTAGCTTAGGCGGCGCTACCATGGCACTGGTGGTGCGAATGTTAAGACAACTAGAACATTGTTGGCCGCCATATCATCCACACTTTCATATTTTCTCTAGTTTTATTGGTCAGTTCAATCGAGTAATATTTTTTATTCCTACCTTGCTATGGCACTGCTCATTAGCCATTCAATTTGGTCAACTGGGTCTTAAGTCTATTTTTTCTCAACCAATATTGGCCCAAACGAATAAAAATCAGCCCAACAATCATTACAGTAGTTATGCATTGGCGGCAAAATTACTAAAAATAGAATTAGGTGGTCCGCAGCAATTTGTTGAAAACGGTAAAACAATTCGAGTAGATTTACCTAAAATAAAAGCTGGCCCATTACCCGATTATCGCTACATCAGCCAAGCCATAACGGTAACTCATACTGCCAACCTATTTTGGATCAGCTTAACCTTGCTACTGCCGCTTATTTGGAGTGGATTAAGATTTATTTAAACCATATAAATCTTGTTTTAAACAGGCTATCATTTAGCGATAATGAATCAATATTTGTGTGAAATAAGCCTACTATGACGTTATGTCATAGTCAGTTGTTAACATGAGATAATTATGATTCCAAAGAGCTTACATCTCGATAACAAAAATATCTTATAGTCATTCAATATTGATGATTACCAGCTTGAAGATCTGTTTAGGAATGTCATTTTGTTCAACAATTTACATGTATCACTAACAACCCCAGCGTTGCTTTTCCCAGCTATTTCGCTGTTATTACTAGCCTACACTAATCGTTTTTTTTCGTTAGCCGCATTGATCCGTCAATTAAGCAACGACAAAAAACCGGTGCAAGGCGATCAAATTAAAAACTTACGCCAACGCATCATTATCATCCGAAAAATGCAAGAAGCCGGTGTTAGCAGCTTTGCCCTATGTGTGTTTTGCATGATTTTGATTTATGTTGGTTTTAACCAAATTGGTTCGGTAGTCTTTGGGTTAAGTTTATTACTGTTATTGTATTCGTTAATTTTATCTGTAATCGAGATCCGTATTTCAGTCGATGCTCTCACGATTCACCTTGAAGAGTTAAGTAAATGAGTCAGTGGATCTACTTTTTTGATTTATGCGGTACCGCTGTATTTGCCCTTTCAGGTGCATTAGCTGCGGGCAAGCACCGCATGGACCCCTTTGGCGTTATTGTATTAGCTTCAGTAACCGCCATTGGTGGTGGTAGTATTCGCGATGCGTTAATAGGTGCCACGCCAGTTTTTTGGATCCGTGATCCTAATTATATGCTCGTCATTCTTGCGACCGTAATAACCTGTTTAGTGTTAGTGCGTAAACCGCATAAATTACCTCCACGTTCATTATCTATTGCCGATGCACTCGGTTTAGCACTATTTACCGTAATTGGTGCAGAAAAAGCCTTATTGCTTGAATTATCTGGTATGGTCGCGGTAGTCATGGGATTAATAACCGGTGTCGGTGGTGGTATTATCCGAGATTTGTTATGTAGGCAAATTCCAATGGTGTTGCGAACGGAAATTTACGCAACCGCTTCCATCGTTGGAGGGATCTGTTATACCTTAAGCATATTTGTCGGCATGGATAGCATGACATCGATGTTGATCGCTATGTTCAGCACGCTAATCATCCGTCTTAGTGCTATCCGCTGGCACTTATCTTTACCGGCTTTTGATTTGAAAACAAAGAGAACTTAATGTGCGAATAATCTTCATATTATGCTGTTTGCTATTGAGCTTTTCTACAAAAGCCAATATTGGCGATATGCCACGAGAACAACAGCTTGCGATGCAATACATGGAAGCGCTTACCGATCATGACTATACCGTTTTGCGACGTTTTTACTCTCGCGATACGGTCTTTTACGATAAAACAGCCAATACAACTTACACAGGCGGTCGGCATATTATTGCGTTTTTACAGCGGGCTCATGAAGGTGTATTAGAATACCGTTTAAACGTAGAACACATGTTTAATACCGGCTCTCTCGTGGTGATAATAGGCAGTTATCGATTACGAGGCCCCGGCGATCAATATGGTAAACCCGGTAAAATTATCGACCTTGCGGTACCAGGTGTCACCACCCTAAAATTTGATAACAATACTGAGCGTTTAATTGAGCAAATGGACTTAATGGATTATCAGACCATGTCTGATCAATTAGAGTCTCAGTAATGTTACACGCGTCAATTAATCATCGATTGACCATGTATCAGGCATAAAAAAACGGCTTAGTAATAAGCCGTTTTTTTTGATATCCGTGATTACTTTAACATCACTTTGGCAAACTTACGTTTACCTACCTGGAATACCGCGTCAAGACCAGCATTAAAGCTAATGCGACTGTCTTCAATCTTCTCGCCGTCCATTTTAACTGCGCCTTGCTTAATCATGCGCATACCGTCAGAGGTTGAACCCACAAGGCCTGCATCTTTAAGTAAGTTAGCAATAGCTAACCCGTCGCCCGCTTCTAATACCACTTCTTCGATGTCATCAGGAATGGCACCTTTTTGGAAACGGTCGATAAAAGCTTGATGCGCCGCTTGTGCTTGCTCTTCATCATGAAAACGCGCGATGATTTCTTTAGCCAACAAAATCTTGATATCACGTGGATTAGTACCATTTTCAACATCTAACTTAAATTGGGCTAATTCAGTTAGTGGACGGAATGACAACAGTTCAAGATAACGCCACATTAAATCATCTGAAATCGACATAAGCTTACCAAACATTTCGTTGGCAGGCTCGCTCACACCAATATAGTTGTGGGCCGATTTAGACATTTTCTTAACGCCATCTAAACCTTCAAGCAATGGCATCATGATGACAGTTTGCGGCTTTTGGCCTTCAGACTTTTGCAGTTCGCGACCCATTAGCAGGTTGAACTTTTGATCAGTACCACCTAATTCAACATCAGCTTTCAATGCAACCGAGTCGTAACCTTGTAGTAAAGGATACATAAATTCATGGATCGCAATAGATTGACCAGATGCATAACGCTTTTTAAAGTCGTCACGTTCCATCATACGGGCAACCGTTTGCTGCGATGCTAAACGGATCATACCGGCTGCGCCTAATGGCTCTAACCAGCTAGAATTAAATTCAATGCGAGTTTTTGCTGGATCTAAAATTTTATAGACCTGTTCTTTGTAGGTTTCTGCGTTAGCAAGCACTTGTTCACGAGTCAGTGGCGGACGGGTGCTATTTTTACCACTAGGATCACCGACCATACCGGTAAAATCACCAATCAAGAAAATCACTTCGTGACCTAACTCTTGAAAAGTACGCATCTTATTCAAAATAACCGTGTGGCCTAAGTGAATATCAGGAGCGGTAGGATCTGCACCTAACTTGATACGTAATGGGCGCCCTTCTTTCAGTTTCTCAAGCAAATCCGCCTCAAGTAATATCTCATCGGTACCGCGCTTAATCTCTGCCAATACTTGATCTAAATTAGCCATTACTACTGCAACTCCTGGGGCTTGCACAAAAAATAAAGAGGCCTATGTTACTTGTTAGCCACGGCAAATGAAAGAGTGTACAATTGGTAGATAATAACGCTAGAGAGAAATTGGTACCTGAATCAATGGCAAAGCTTCTTACTTTATTCACATTGTTGCCAAAAGCACATCAAATCACA
This region of Shewanella livingstonensis genomic DNA includes:
- a CDS encoding CDP-alcohol phosphatidyltransferase family protein, whose product is MLDKFITPVIKPLLTPVVLLLDKRKVHPDQLTLVGFGLGMLAVPLLALQLWYGALLFIALNRVIDGLDGALARHQKHTSAAGGYLDICLDFLFYAAIPLGFALANPNENALAAAVLLTVFIGTGSSFLAFAIPAEKLNLPRPQFAHKSFYFLNGLTEGTETIAFFMAFCLWPDYFPELAYTFAFLGAITIFTRIHGGYNTLKNHSTNQQANNQQEKNVKEPRT
- a CDS encoding sterol desaturase family protein; this translates as MIDDMAAIRLGVFIAILALMMSLEWLFPARKLTKTPQTATMATRWLGNFGLLMISSLIARLILPLGLAGFALYATNQQWGLLHYLSLPLWLNIGVSILLLDMLIYWQHRLFHRIPSLWRLHKVHHADRHVDSSTALRFHPIEIIASLGIKAFAIVVLGIPAEAVILFEILLNGFAIFNHANIRLPANVEKLARLVLVTQVLHRIHHSQLMAESNTNFGFSIIWWDKLFGTYTAQASKPDALIDIGLTQYPNAKQNAWLNGLLWMPFSNKNK
- a CDS encoding methyl-accepting chemotaxis protein, producing MIGFTQSLKARIADLEHQIVSKKQQHSDELTQLQQRITMLTEQLTMSENQSEYDAARANLQLQGATMLNDIRDTTLANSIKLDEEKQMLSAVDKLFNQTRVAIGNLKDRAGHLNEHAEKSMATAAKLSNSANGISNLVASIQQISEQTNLLALNAAIEAARAGDAGRGFAVVASEVRQLASNAHDASANIEKLVATVIEQTEQIKQVVITNQTCSSEIAVSSEQIDQVVTEVLQSSGVMKRVIGEASMTAFLTTVKLDHSVWKSNVYSILANKDNKASVNSHTECRLGKWYYHGEGQQFASLSSFKAIEQPHKTVHSAGKAAVVAMQSGDEATILTHLESMEDASIRVVKAIDSLLSQSQHQ
- a CDS encoding 5'-methylthioadenosine/adenosylhomocysteine nucleosidase, which produces MKIGIIGAMEPEVIHLVQAIVEPVHTTIAGIEFISGSIAGKDVVVTRSGIGKVAASIATTLLIEKFAATHVINTGSAGGFVDSLAIGDIVISSEVRHHDVDVTAFGYEIGQMAQQPAAFIPDSTLVNAAKSAVAELGEVKAIEGLICTGDSFICDPVRTKVMRENFPTMAACEMEGAAIAQVCHQFNVPFVVIRSLSDNANNDSPVDFDSYIIKAGMHSAMMVIALLQQL
- a CDS encoding cobalamin biosynthesis protein CobD/CbiB; its protein translation is MVNQLFNPQLLSQDGGLLQSCCILFCALILARFAPIPRDLQPLLWFNRLAVLIASKVNHPERAVSQQLIAGILATLILIVPSGIIVSFLLSLAAYPWFFELIILYFCLCDSAFKPVAEKVVTAIKMGNKQDAKQLLTPWVRQNTQVLSEVGLSKTTIEKLFTTPIYGTLATILFFSLGGATMALVVRMLRQLEHCWPPYHPHFHIFSSFIGQFNRVIFFIPTLLWHCSLAIQFGQLGLKSIFSQPILAQTNKNQPNNHYSSYALAAKLLKIELGGPQQFVENGKTIRVDLPKIKAGPLPDYRYISQAITVTHTANLFWISLTLLLPLIWSGLRFI
- a CDS encoding DUF2721 domain-containing protein, producing the protein MFNNLHVSLTTPALLFPAISLLLLAYTNRFFSLAALIRQLSNDKKPVQGDQIKNLRQRIIIIRKMQEAGVSSFALCVFCMILIYVGFNQIGSVVFGLSLLLLLYSLILSVIEIRISVDALTIHLEELSK
- a CDS encoding trimeric intracellular cation channel family protein; amino-acid sequence: MSQWIYFFDLCGTAVFALSGALAAGKHRMDPFGVIVLASVTAIGGGSIRDALIGATPVFWIRDPNYMLVILATVITCLVLVRKPHKLPPRSLSIADALGLALFTVIGAEKALLLELSGMVAVVMGLITGVGGGIIRDLLCRQIPMVLRTEIYATASIVGGICYTLSIFVGMDSMTSMLIAMFSTLIIRLSAIRWHLSLPAFDLKTKRT
- a CDS encoding nuclear transport factor 2 family protein, with amino-acid sequence MPREQQLAMQYMEALTDHDYTVLRRFYSRDTVFYDKTANTTYTGGRHIIAFLQRAHEGVLEYRLNVEHMFNTGSLVVIIGSYRLRGPGDQYGKPGKIIDLAVPGVTTLKFDNNTERLIEQMDLMDYQTMSDQLESQ
- the tyrS gene encoding tyrosine--tRNA ligase, yielding MANLDQVLAEIKRGTDEILLEADLLEKLKEGRPLRIKLGADPTAPDIHLGHTVILNKMRTFQELGHEVIFLIGDFTGMVGDPSGKNSTRPPLTREQVLANAETYKEQVYKILDPAKTRIEFNSSWLEPLGAAGMIRLASQQTVARMMERDDFKKRYASGQSIAIHEFMYPLLQGYDSVALKADVELGGTDQKFNLLMGRELQKSEGQKPQTVIMMPLLEGLDGVKKMSKSAHNYIGVSEPANEMFGKLMSISDDLMWRYLELLSFRPLTELAQFKLDVENGTNPRDIKILLAKEIIARFHDEEQAQAAHQAFIDRFQKGAIPDDIEEVVLEAGDGLAIANLLKDAGLVGSTSDGMRMIKQGAVKMDGEKIEDSRISFNAGLDAVFQVGKRKFAKVMLK